The Marinobacter sp. ANT_B65 genome has a segment encoding these proteins:
- a CDS encoding MBL fold metallo-hydrolase RNA specificity domain-containing protein encodes MIDITHHGATAGVTGSCHELTLYNAKSAIAGILIDCGLFQGQEKGENASALDLSVDFPLEHIRALVVTHVHIDHVGRIPYLLAAGFEGPIICSEPSAIMLPEILEDALKIGFTRDRSLIDKVLGLIRSRLVPVPYGQWHEVFSGPDGSLSVRLQRAGHILGSAYVECDVTYEGGRERVVFSGDLGAPHAPLLQEPASPEQADRLIIESTYGDRNHENREARRYRLKAILENALADGGTVLIPAFSIGRTQELLYEIEGLIHEFRSQPVADGLVWDDLEIVVDSPLAAEFTGIYRKLKPFWNAEAADLVLQGRHPLSFEQLTVINSHGDHLNAVEYLAGSHRPCVVLAGSGMCAGGRVVNYLKAMLGEERHDVLFVGYQATGTPGWDILTYGPSGGWVELDGKRYDIRARVHQIGGYSAHAGQSDLIRFVEGIPEKPGEIRIVHGDESSKQAFKRCLVERNYSGVLIPDR; translated from the coding sequence GTGATAGATATAACCCATCATGGCGCCACTGCTGGCGTGACTGGTTCCTGTCATGAACTGACTCTTTATAATGCAAAAAGCGCCATCGCCGGAATCCTGATTGACTGCGGCCTGTTCCAGGGGCAGGAGAAGGGCGAGAATGCTTCGGCTTTAGATCTCTCTGTCGATTTCCCCCTTGAGCATATCCGTGCTCTGGTTGTTACCCATGTTCATATCGATCATGTGGGCCGTATTCCCTATCTTTTGGCTGCTGGATTTGAAGGGCCGATTATCTGTTCGGAACCTTCTGCCATCATGCTTCCGGAAATTCTGGAAGACGCCCTGAAAATCGGTTTCACCCGGGACAGATCGTTGATTGACAAGGTGCTCGGGTTGATTCGCTCCCGGCTGGTACCTGTGCCATACGGCCAGTGGCATGAAGTATTCTCAGGGCCGGATGGGTCGCTTTCGGTGCGCTTGCAGCGCGCCGGGCATATTCTGGGCTCTGCATATGTGGAATGTGATGTTACTTATGAAGGCGGGCGTGAGCGGGTGGTGTTCAGCGGCGACCTGGGTGCTCCTCATGCTCCGTTGTTGCAGGAGCCAGCTTCGCCAGAGCAGGCAGACCGGCTGATCATTGAAAGTACCTACGGAGACAGGAATCATGAAAACCGGGAAGCACGCCGCTACCGGTTGAAGGCGATCCTGGAGAATGCGCTGGCAGACGGTGGGACTGTCCTTATCCCTGCCTTCAGTATCGGGCGCACACAGGAGTTGTTGTACGAAATAGAGGGCCTGATCCACGAATTCCGGAGCCAGCCTGTAGCGGACGGTCTGGTGTGGGATGATCTGGAAATTGTGGTGGATTCCCCCCTGGCAGCAGAATTTACAGGTATCTATCGCAAGCTGAAACCATTCTGGAATGCTGAGGCGGCCGACCTGGTGTTGCAGGGGCGGCATCCGCTTTCGTTTGAGCAGTTAACTGTGATCAACTCTCATGGGGATCATCTTAATGCAGTTGAGTATCTTGCGGGCTCACATCGCCCTTGCGTGGTATTGGCCGGTTCCGGTATGTGTGCCGGGGGAAGGGTGGTTAACTATCTGAAAGCGATGCTTGGTGAAGAAAGGCATGATGTTTTGTTTGTTGGCTACCAGGCTACAGGTACACCGGGGTGGGATATTCTCACATACGGACCCTCAGGCGGTTGGGTAGAGCTGGATGGCAAACGGTATGACATACGCGCGCGAGTACACCAGATAGGCGGTTACTCAGCCCATGCAGGGCAATCGGATCTGATCCGTTTTGTTGAGGGTATTCCGGAGAAGCCAGGCGAAATCCGTATTGTGCATGGAGATGAATCTTCCAAGCAGGCGTTTAAACGATGCCTTGTTGAGCGGAATTATTCTGGTGTGCTGATTCCTGATCGGTAG
- a CDS encoding sugar transferase — protein MIRILDVLFSLSGLVLGFPVLLVLYLIGLFDTGSPVFLQERVGQNKRPFTLVKFRTMSVDTASVASHLAVSSSITRYGRFLRRTKLDELPQLWNVLKGDMSLVGPRPCLFNQEHLITERERRGVLIARPGITGLAQVNNIDMSMPELLAETDARMLSDLNITAYFKYIFMTVAGKGSGDRVPGRD, from the coding sequence GTGATTCGAATACTGGATGTTCTGTTCTCTCTCTCAGGGTTGGTTCTGGGGTTTCCTGTATTGTTGGTGCTTTACCTGATTGGTCTGTTTGATACAGGTTCACCGGTGTTTCTGCAGGAGAGGGTCGGGCAAAACAAGCGCCCCTTTACTTTGGTGAAATTCCGTACAATGTCCGTGGATACTGCTTCTGTTGCCAGCCATCTGGCAGTCAGTTCATCCATAACCAGGTATGGCCGCTTCCTGAGACGTACCAAGCTGGACGAATTGCCACAGCTCTGGAATGTTCTTAAAGGTGATATGAGCCTGGTGGGGCCACGGCCCTGTCTGTTCAATCAGGAGCACCTGATTACTGAGCGTGAGCGGCGCGGTGTGTTAATAGCCCGGCCGGGGATTACTGGTCTGGCTCAGGTAAATAATATTGATATGTCGATGCCGGAATTACTGGCAGAAACAGACGCAAGGATGCTCTCTGACCTGAATATCACAGCATACTTTAAATACATTTTCATGACAGTTGCGGGCAAAGGCTCCGGCGACAGAGTGCCCGGTCGTGATTAG
- a CDS encoding DUF6447 family protein codes for MTDTKKTGTASKPAGKAPAKPAARKASAPKPAAGAAPKKTTRKTASNKASKEMITIDGKSYPVDALNENAKAQITNLRASDKIIAELETELAITKTARQRYGEALEHELKQLNTTLQ; via the coding sequence ATGACAGACACAAAGAAAACAGGTACAGCCTCAAAGCCTGCCGGGAAGGCACCAGCAAAGCCTGCAGCCAGAAAAGCAAGTGCACCCAAGCCGGCGGCTGGAGCTGCACCAAAGAAAACAACGCGAAAAACTGCGAGCAACAAGGCATCAAAGGAAATGATTACTATTGATGGGAAATCATACCCTGTTGACGCGCTCAACGAGAACGCAAAAGCACAAATCACGAACCTGCGGGCTTCTGACAAAATTATTGCAGAACTGGAAACCGAGCTGGCCATCACAAAGACTGCCCGGCAACGCTACGGCGAAGCACTGGAACACGAACTCAAGCAACTGAACACAACGTTGCAGTGA
- a CDS encoding DUF6447 family protein — MLRVSFAPVLLSSPTLLSKFTHDITGVVMESITLDGKTYKLEDLPSEGKLLARQATATQTHIKKLEARLAIANTAQSSYVDRLRKLATKTA, encoded by the coding sequence TTGCTTCGTGTATCTTTTGCACCTGTGTTACTTTCCTCACCTACATTACTTAGCAAATTCACTCACGACATTACTGGTGTTGTTATGGAAAGCATTACGCTTGACGGAAAAACCTACAAACTGGAAGATTTGCCCTCAGAAGGCAAACTACTTGCGCGCCAGGCAACAGCAACGCAAACGCACATAAAAAAACTGGAAGCCCGGCTGGCCATTGCCAATACAGCGCAATCCAGCTACGTGGATCGCCTGCGAAAGCTGGCCACCAAGACCGCGTAA
- a CDS encoding polysaccharide biosynthesis protein, with protein sequence MLESFLRLPRFYKRIISVSVDAVALSFALWASFALRLEQSLWLPSRGQLLVTGLTVVFTLAVFVRLGLYRAVVRYMSDRAFLTIVTGVGISALLLILLGYSLHVLIPRSVPVIYAALAFIFVGGSRMSVRMLVNHSSNQGKELVAIVGAGETGAQLAKALQEGSEYHPAVFIGLLSANHKALIAGVPVYSLEHLEKAVQAHGVKRLLLALDANKQIDRRQLLKRLEVLKLPVQTVPSLSELVAGQARISDIRDLEIEDLLGRNPVLPDSAQVAASLYSKAVMVTGAGGSIGSELCRQIIRHRPRSLVLFEQSEYSLYAIERELQAINRIDELNVEIFPILGSVIHRRRCEMVMRSFEVETVYHAAAYKHVPLVEHNVIEGVQSNVFGTLHAAEAAIAAKVERFVLISTDKAVRPTNVMGASKRMAELVLQGLAQRQDRTVFSMVRFGNVLGSSGSVVPLFRDQIRDGGPITVTHQDIIRYFMTISEASQLVLQAGSMGRGGEVFVLDMGEPVKIADLARKMIHLMGLVEKTPSQPNGDIEVVFTGLRPGEKLFEELLIGGDPQGTSHPRIMMAREVSMPWSELESVLNKLQRASQEFDCHQILEVLKNASTDFSPNGSVSDLVWCHGGHDLTVLNESSGKVHRLPV encoded by the coding sequence ATGCTTGAATCATTTTTAAGGCTTCCGCGCTTTTACAAGCGCATCATTTCTGTCTCGGTAGATGCGGTCGCGCTTTCGTTCGCCCTTTGGGCATCCTTCGCCCTGCGCCTGGAACAGAGCCTTTGGCTTCCTAGCCGGGGGCAGTTGCTGGTCACCGGGCTCACGGTTGTTTTCACTCTGGCTGTTTTTGTTCGCCTCGGCCTGTACCGCGCTGTTGTGCGCTATATGAGTGACAGGGCGTTTCTGACTATTGTTACGGGTGTAGGCATTTCTGCCCTGTTGCTGATCCTGCTTGGATACAGCCTTCATGTTCTGATTCCGCGCTCCGTTCCGGTTATATATGCAGCGCTGGCTTTCATTTTCGTGGGTGGCAGCAGAATGAGCGTGCGTATGCTGGTAAACCACTCATCCAATCAGGGCAAAGAATTAGTCGCCATTGTCGGGGCGGGTGAGACTGGTGCCCAGCTTGCGAAGGCGTTGCAGGAGGGCTCTGAGTATCACCCGGCCGTGTTTATCGGTTTGCTGTCAGCCAACCACAAAGCTCTTATCGCTGGTGTCCCGGTATACTCTCTGGAGCATCTCGAGAAGGCGGTGCAGGCCCATGGTGTAAAGCGATTGTTGTTGGCTTTGGATGCCAACAAGCAGATTGACCGCCGGCAGTTGCTTAAGCGGCTGGAAGTTTTGAAGTTACCCGTGCAGACAGTGCCTTCGCTCAGTGAGCTGGTTGCGGGCCAGGCCCGGATCAGCGATATCCGGGACCTGGAGATTGAAGACCTGCTCGGCAGGAACCCTGTTCTGCCGGATAGTGCTCAGGTTGCTGCCAGCCTTTATAGCAAGGCCGTGATGGTAACGGGGGCTGGTGGGTCCATTGGCTCTGAGTTATGCCGGCAAATTATTCGCCACCGCCCGCGATCCCTGGTCCTGTTTGAGCAATCCGAGTATTCACTTTACGCCATTGAGCGCGAATTGCAGGCAATCAACCGGATTGATGAGCTGAACGTTGAGATTTTTCCTATTTTAGGGAGCGTTATCCATCGTCGCCGGTGTGAGATGGTTATGCGCAGTTTTGAAGTCGAGACGGTTTATCACGCAGCGGCATACAAGCATGTGCCTCTGGTTGAACATAATGTAATTGAAGGTGTTCAGAGTAATGTGTTCGGCACCTTGCATGCGGCAGAGGCAGCGATTGCGGCGAAGGTTGAACGGTTTGTTCTGATTTCTACTGATAAGGCTGTTCGTCCCACAAATGTGATGGGGGCGAGCAAGCGCATGGCAGAGTTGGTGTTGCAGGGTCTTGCACAGAGGCAGGACAGAACGGTTTTCTCCATGGTCCGGTTTGGCAATGTACTGGGTTCTTCTGGCTCGGTGGTGCCTTTGTTTCGTGACCAGATACGTGATGGAGGGCCTATTACGGTGACCCATCAGGATATTATCCGTTATTTCATGACCATTTCAGAGGCCAGCCAGCTGGTATTACAGGCGGGCAGTATGGGCCGTGGTGGTGAAGTGTTTGTACTGGATATGGGGGAGCCGGTAAAAATTGCGGATCTGGCTCGCAAGATGATTCACCTGATGGGGCTTGTGGAGAAAACACCGAGCCAGCCGAACGGCGATATCGAAGTTGTCTTCACCGGGTTGCGGCCCGGTGAGAAATTGTTCGAGGAGTTGCTGATTGGTGGTGACCCCCAGGGAACATCTCATCCTCGCATCATGATGGCGCGTGAGGTGTCTATGCCATGGTCAGAACTGGAATCAGTGCTGAACAAACTGCAGCGTGCCAGTCAGGAGTTTGATTGCCATCAGATCCTGGAAGTCCTCAAGAATGCTTCAACAGATTTTTCTCCAAATGGCAGTGTGTCTGATCTTGTCTGGTGTCATGGCGGTCATGATTTGACAGTTCTGAATGAGAGCTCTGGAAAGGTGCACCGGCTTCCCGTTTGA
- a CDS encoding UDP-glucose 4-epimerase family protein — protein sequence MNILVTGATGFVGRRVCARLQKSQSYNLSSAVRQSGSNPPGSEVVIHEVDGQTSWQCALKNQQVVIHTAARAHIMNDEVADPLAEYRRVNVDGTLNLARQAAEAGVRRLIYISSVKVNGEQTPAGCPFTAEDAAAPADPYGVSKLESEMQLRQLAKDTGMEVVIIRPSLVYGPGAKGNFATMVRLVAKGLPLPLGSIRNRRSLLALDNLVDLIVTCISHPNAANQTFLAADGEDLSTTELLRGVANAMGIPSRLIPVPAGLLQFGATLLGQKALARRLLGSLQVDIEHTRKCLNWTPPLTVEQGLRHCFEIRQD from the coding sequence ATGAATATTCTTGTAACCGGTGCTACGGGTTTCGTCGGGAGGCGGGTATGTGCGCGGCTGCAGAAGAGTCAGAGCTATAATTTATCCAGCGCGGTAAGGCAGTCAGGCTCTAACCCTCCAGGATCTGAAGTTGTCATTCATGAGGTGGATGGTCAGACCAGCTGGCAGTGTGCCCTGAAGAATCAGCAAGTAGTGATTCACACTGCGGCACGTGCTCATATCATGAACGACGAGGTTGCAGACCCTTTGGCCGAGTATAGAAGGGTTAACGTAGATGGCACCCTCAATCTCGCCCGGCAGGCCGCAGAGGCTGGTGTAAGGCGCTTGATCTACATCAGTTCTGTCAAGGTGAATGGTGAACAGACTCCTGCTGGTTGTCCTTTCACGGCGGAGGATGCAGCGGCCCCTGCAGATCCATATGGCGTTTCCAAGCTGGAGTCGGAAATGCAGCTGCGGCAGTTGGCGAAGGATACGGGTATGGAAGTAGTTATTATCCGTCCATCACTGGTATATGGGCCGGGAGCTAAAGGTAACTTTGCAACTATGGTAAGGCTGGTTGCAAAAGGCTTGCCCCTGCCATTGGGCTCAATCAGGAACCGGCGGTCTTTGCTGGCTCTGGATAATCTGGTGGATCTGATTGTTACGTGCATCAGCCACCCCAATGCCGCAAACCAGACGTTTCTGGCAGCAGATGGTGAAGATTTGTCCACAACAGAGCTTCTGCGTGGTGTCGCAAATGCTATGGGTATACCATCACGTTTGATACCTGTGCCGGCCGGGTTGCTGCAGTTCGGTGCCACGTTGCTTGGCCAGAAAGCCCTTGCCCGGCGGTTGCTTGGGTCTTTGCAGGTTGATATCGAGCACACTCGAAAGTGCTTGAACTGGACACCACCACTAACTGTAGAGCAGGGACTTCGGCACTGTTTTGAAATTCGTCAGGACTGA
- a CDS encoding type I secretion system permease/ATPase: MSRKANPEKAERTELELALRQCKRGFISVGVFSLFINLLMLVPAIYMLQVYDRALGSRSEDTLIMLTLVVVGLFITLALLQMVRSAILVRIGNNIDRDVGDKIFSAMFKQAIDKPGGQGAQPLTDLTTLRQYLTGQGPIAFFDGPWLPIFIAILFVFHPWFGVFSIIAALILIALAFANEKLTGSMLASAGKASIQSTQYAGSCLRNAEVVHAMGMENNLKKRWATRHLDFLLNQGTASDRAGIISNASKTLRMMFQSLMLGLGAYLAIEQEISSGMVIAGSILMGRALAPVDLMIGSWKGFSSARSAYERLQELFRTYHSDQQPMPLPAPEGALKVESLVVVPPGAQAPALRGVGFELVKGDMLAIVGPSAAGKSSLARALLGVWPVANGSVRLDGADVHQWDKGQLGPHVGYLPQDIELFEGTISENICRFGELDPQKVVAAARLAGVHELILRLPNGYDTPIAVVGGVLSGGQRQRVGLARAVYGNPSLIVLDEPNSNLDDQGEQALLNALEQLKAKGITVILITHRKPILRLVDKMLVLADGQVVGFGQRDDVMRALQEGQIAIGQGSKGRGSKSNKEGEA; this comes from the coding sequence ATGTCCAGAAAAGCGAACCCTGAGAAAGCCGAACGCACAGAGCTGGAACTGGCTCTGAGGCAGTGCAAGCGCGGCTTTATCTCTGTTGGTGTGTTTAGTTTGTTTATCAATCTCTTGATGCTTGTCCCTGCGATCTACATGTTGCAGGTATACGATCGGGCGTTGGGCAGTCGCAGCGAAGATACGCTGATCATGCTCACATTGGTTGTTGTGGGTCTGTTCATCACCCTTGCACTGCTGCAAATGGTCCGCTCTGCCATACTTGTGCGCATCGGTAACAACATAGACAGGGATGTAGGCGACAAGATATTCTCGGCGATGTTCAAGCAGGCCATTGATAAGCCCGGAGGGCAGGGTGCCCAGCCTTTAACGGACCTGACCACATTAAGGCAGTATTTGACCGGGCAGGGGCCAATAGCGTTCTTTGACGGCCCCTGGTTGCCAATCTTTATCGCTATCCTCTTTGTTTTTCACCCCTGGTTCGGTGTTTTCTCCATCATTGCAGCCCTCATTCTCATCGCTTTGGCGTTTGCGAACGAAAAGCTGACAGGGTCAATGCTGGCGAGTGCAGGCAAGGCCAGTATCCAGTCAACCCAATACGCCGGTTCATGCCTTCGCAATGCTGAAGTGGTCCATGCCATGGGTATGGAGAATAACCTCAAGAAGCGTTGGGCGACGCGACACCTGGACTTTTTGTTGAATCAGGGCACTGCCAGTGACAGGGCCGGCATAATTTCCAATGCTTCCAAGACCCTGCGCATGATGTTTCAGTCGCTGATGCTTGGTCTGGGTGCTTACCTTGCCATTGAGCAGGAGATCAGCTCCGGTATGGTTATCGCCGGCTCCATTTTGATGGGCAGGGCACTGGCCCCGGTGGACCTGATGATAGGTTCCTGGAAAGGGTTTTCGTCGGCCAGGTCTGCATATGAACGTTTGCAGGAGCTTTTCCGGACCTATCATTCAGATCAGCAACCTATGCCGCTTCCAGCACCAGAGGGAGCGCTGAAAGTAGAATCGCTTGTTGTCGTGCCTCCGGGGGCTCAGGCCCCAGCGCTTCGGGGCGTTGGGTTTGAGCTGGTCAAGGGCGACATGCTTGCAATCGTAGGCCCGAGTGCGGCAGGTAAATCAAGTCTTGCCAGAGCCTTGCTCGGAGTCTGGCCCGTTGCTAACGGCTCTGTTCGCCTTGATGGAGCTGATGTTCATCAATGGGATAAGGGGCAGCTGGGCCCTCATGTTGGTTATTTGCCCCAGGATATCGAGCTTTTTGAAGGTACTATCAGCGAAAATATATGTCGTTTTGGTGAGCTGGATCCGCAAAAAGTGGTTGCCGCTGCCAGGCTGGCCGGGGTTCATGAATTGATTCTGAGGTTGCCCAATGGCTATGACACGCCAATTGCGGTTGTTGGTGGTGTATTGTCCGGTGGGCAGAGGCAGCGTGTTGGTCTTGCCAGAGCAGTCTATGGAAACCCCAGTCTGATTGTGCTGGATGAGCCCAATAGTAACCTTGATGATCAGGGCGAGCAGGCTTTGCTGAATGCCCTGGAACAGCTCAAGGCCAAAGGGATTACAGTCATACTGATCACTCATCGCAAACCTATACTTCGCCTCGTCGACAAGATGCTGGTGCTGGCAGATGGTCAGGTTGTCGGCTTCGGGCAGCGGGATGATGTAATGCGAGCGCTCCAGGAGGGTCAGATTGCAATTGGCCAGGGAAGCAAAGGGCGTGGAAGCAAATCGAATAAAGAGGGTGAGGCGTAA